In Stigmatopora nigra isolate UIUO_SnigA chromosome 2, RoL_Snig_1.1, whole genome shotgun sequence, a single window of DNA contains:
- the tjp1b gene encoding tight junction protein 1b isoform X13 translates to MITCAFLFLGFSVAAVDATMVNYQKYITVMQLALGVTASNKEHCLPPRKRMWIHPSPTAGSVTAASSASTVQGKPSLRRIKGRIHRSKSLDSIDLMDSNSAAMEETVIWEQHTVTLHRAPGFGFGIAISGGRDNPHFQSGETSIVISDVLKGGPAEGLLQENDRVVMVNAVSMDNVEHAYAVQQLRKSGKIAKITIRRKRKVHVPMGRLGERETMSEHDEEEDSYDEEIYETRSGRSGAYSGMGGAMGRRSGRSCGRRERERERSGSRERSLSPRSDRRSHNLPPRPAKVTLVKSRKNEAEYGLRLASHIFVKDISPESLAARDGNIQEGDVVLKINGTVTENLSLIDAKKLIERSKGKLKMVVQRDDRATLLNIPDLDDSIPSANASDRDDISDIHSLGSDHSNRSHDRIRSSRSRSPDRRSEPSEHSRHSPPQISNGSHRSRDEERISKGASTPAKLPEEVPLPKPKEAALVRDEKQLPPLPEPKPVYAQPGQPDVDLPVSPSDAPVPSVAHDDSILRPSMKLVKFKKGESVGLRLAGGNDVGIFVAGVLEDSPAAKEGLEEGDQILRVNNVDFANIIREEAVLFLLDLPKGEEVTILAQKKKDVYRRIVESDVGDSFYIRTHFEYEKESPYGLSFNKGEVFRVVDTLYNGKLGSWLAIRIGKNHQEVERGIIPNKNRAEQLSSVQYTLPKTAGGDRADFWRFRGLRSSKRNLRKSREDLSSQPVQTKFPAYERVVLREAGFLRPVVIFGPIADVAREKLAREEPDLFELAKSEPRDAGTDQRSSGIIRLHTIKQIIDRDKHAVLDITPNAVDRLNYAQWYPIVVFLNPDNKQGVKNMRTRLCPESRKSARKLYERAIKLRKNNHHLFTTTINLNNMNDGWYGALKETIQQQQNQLVWVSEGKADGTTEDDLDIHDDRLSYLSAPGSEYSMYSTDSRHTSDYEDTDTEGGAYTDQELDETLNDEVGLPTEPAITRSSEPVREDPPVIQDTPGYPGYQHPVPPDPANRIDPTGFKLPSPQQQEEASLPAAAAVAPPAVDQLVPLEALQLEGSPPQADSLSSPSPAPDLIRPPPPPPPPYEPHPAGPPGPEAKMYKKNLYNMDDPVRANHGMKQSISYSHQPPYQDKQPYREYDHPPYAYDGGGFPEPKSHNADPHVRYETRVPPYNEQWSPYDQQTSPSQPPQPGHQQPVGYSPRPYEDGPGRDYSPPRPRYEDPLPVGYGAPRHGKALRYDEAPPPPLPAGYDARYPYEADSPNLPVNSPEPPKQYYGDPGQKPSYMPHRGFKAGPHEAPVNCEAAIVPPKTETLTSPSESAGTPGSKTLSPLQREEADEDPAMKPQSVLNRVKMFENKRSVSMDRAKEGESSVLRPADIPKPSSAPGPVLKANSLSNLEQERPSYRAPEPQRPHTKPLDDVTRSNHYDPEEDEEYYRKQLSYFDRRSFDSKATTGLPSAGINRFHDLVKPAQLSYPYNRVESVEKVSPGEKRFDVLPQISPSFQYGPPGSAIPPNTLAKLSPSDGNPIPDPLSSPNPKTDPAGIRALGRDESAPVGYPLPRPPADKSPVNGTDSAPPKSAGAPFPAGGYHRYVPKPYTSSARPFERKFESPKFNHNLLPNDTAVKTEPPGPPTNGKPQLSPQPPEHDSGLDTFTRTVDNRPKYQHNNINAIPKAIPVSPGALDDDEEEEGHTVVASARGVFNCNGGVLSSIETGVSIIIPQGAVPENVEQEIYFKVCRDNSILPPLDKEKGETLLSPLVMCGPHGLKFLKPVELRLPHCASMTPDGEPKGWQNKSLPGDPNYLVGANCVSVLIDHF, encoded by the exons GCACCAGGGTTTGGCTTCGGGATAGCCATATCAGGAGGCCGAGATAATCCTCATTTTCAAAGTGGCGAGACCTCCATCGTCATCTCGGATGTGCTAAAAGGAGGCCCGGCTGAAGGCCTACTGCA GGAAAATGACAGAGTTGTCATGGTCAATGCTGTGTCCATGGATAATGTGGAGCATGCGTATGCAGTGCAGCAGCTTCGGAAAAGTGGGAAAATTGCCAAAATT ACAATCAGACGGAAGAGGAAGGTCCACGTCCCCATGGGTCGTCTCGGGGAACGGGAAACCATGTCCGAGCACGACGAGGAAGAGGATAGTTATGACGAAGAGATATACGAGACGCGGAGCGGACGCAGCGGGGCCTACAGCGGCATGGGCGGAGCCATGGGTAGACGCAGCGGTAGGAGCTGTGGCCGGAGGGAGCGCGAACGTGAACGTAGCGGCTCGCGGGAGAGGAGTCTCTCGCCGCGTTCGGATCGCCGCTCGCACAACCTCCCTCCTCGGCCCGCCAAAGTCACGCTGGTCAAATCGCGCAAAAATGAAG CAGAATATGGCCTGCGCTTGGCCAGCCACATCTTCGTCAAGGACATCTCCCCCGAGAGCCTCGCAGCCAGAGATGGAAACATCCAGGAGGGGGACGTTGTCTTGAAG ATCAACGGCACAGTGACAGAGAACCTCTCCTTGATTGATGCCAAGAAGCTGATAGAAAGGTCAAAGGGCAAGCTAAAAATGGTTGTTCAGAGGGACGACAGGGCCACCTTGCTGAACATCCCTGACCTGGACGACAGCATTCCTTCAGCCAACGCCTCCGACAGAGACG ACATTTCAGATATCCATTCTCTGGGGTCCGACCATTCCAATCGATCGCACGACAGAATTCGGAGCAGTCGCTCCCGTTCTCCAGACAGACGATCGGAACCCTCCGAGCACTCCAGACATTCGCCGCCTCAAATAAGCAATGGCAG TCACAGAAGTCGAGATGAGGAAAGAATATCTAAAGGGGCTTCAACACCAGCAAAGCTTCCGGAGGAAGTTCCTCTACCCAAGCCCAAAGAAGCGGCTCTTGTTCGAGATGAGAAACAACTTCCACCGCTCCCAG AGCCCAAGCCAGTGTACGCTCAGCCCGGTCAGCCCGACGTGGACCTGCCCGTCAGCCCGTCTGATGCCCCCGTGCCAAGTGTCGCTCACGATGACAGTATTCTTCG GCCAAGCATGAAGCTGGTGAAGTTCAAAAAGGGGGAAAGTGTGGGGCTCCGGCTGGCAGGGGGGAATGATGTTGGCATCTTTGTTGCCGGAGTGCTGGAGGATAGCCCAGCTGCAAAGGAGGGCCTGGAGGAGGGTGATCAAATTCTCAGG GTAAACAACGTTGATTTTGCAAACATAATCCGAGAGGAGGCTGTGCTGTTTCTCCTTGATCTTCCTAAAGGTGAAGAGGtcaccattttggctcaaaagaAGAAAGATG tttatcgGCGGATTGTGGAGTCGGATGTGGGTGACTCCTTTTACATCCGGACCCACTTTGAGTATGAGAAGGAATCTCCATACGGCTTAAGTTTTAACAAGGGCGAGGTGTTCCGTGTGGTGGATACTCTCTACAATGGCAAGTTAGGTTCCTGGCTTGCTATCCGCATTGGCAAGAACCATCAGGAGGTGGAGAGGGGAATCATTCCCAACAAAAACAG AGCGGAGCAGCTCTCCAGCGTGCAATATACACTCCCCAAAACAGCCGGGGGCGACAGGGCAGACTTTTGGAGGTTCCGGGGTCTCCGCAGTTCAAAGAGGAACCTCAGGAAAAGCAGAGAAGATCTTTCATCGCAGCCGGTTCAGACAAAGTTCCCAGCATATGAGCGAGTCGTATTGAGAGAAG CTGGTTTCTTACGCCCCGTGGTCATATTTGGACCAATTGCCGACGTGGCACGGGAAAAACTCGCAAGAGAAGAGCCGGATCTTTTTGAGCTCGCAA agagcGAGCCCAGAGATGCAGGAACCGACCAGAGAAGTTCAGGAATCATACGTCTTCACACCATCAAACAAATCATAGATCGA GACAAACACGCTGTGCTAGACATCACCCCAAATGCCGTGGACAGGTTGAACTATGCTCAGTGGTACCCAATTGTAGTCTTCCTCAATCCTGACAACAAGCAGGGTGTGAAGAACATGAGGACAAGGTTGTGTCCAGAATCCAGGAAAAGTGCCAGGAAACTGTACGAGCGAGCCATCAAACTGAGGAAGAACAATCATCACCTGTTCACCA CCACCATTAACCTGAACAATATGAATGACGGTTGGTACGGCGCTCTTAAAGAGACAATCCAACAGCAACAGAACCAGCTGGTGTGGGTGTCTGAAGGAAAG GCGGACGGCACTACCGAAGACGACCTGGACATCCACGACGACCGGCTGTCCTACCTGTCGGCGCCAGGTAGCGAGTACTCCATGTACAGCACCGACAGCCGCCACACGTCTGACTACGAGGACACGGACACGGAGGGCGGAGCTTACACTGACCAGGAGCTGGACGAGACGCTCAACGACGAGGTCGGTCTGCCGACGGAGCCCGCCATCACGCGGTCCTCCGAGCCCGTGAGGGAAGACCCGCCCGTCATTCAGGACACCCCCGGTTACCCCGGATACCAGCACCCCGTGCCGCCCGACCCGGCGAATCGCATAGACCCCACTGGCTTCAAGTTGCCGTCCCCTCAGCAG CAAGAGGAGGCCTCTCTGCCTGCTGCAGCGGCGGTAGCGCCCCCTGCTGTTGATCAGCTTGTCCCGCTAGAGGCTTTGCAGCTGGAGGGCTCCCCTCCTCAGGCTGACTCACTTAGCAGCCCCAGCCCTGCCCCCGATCTAATCcgtcccccaccaccaccaccgccaccataCGAACCCCACCCGGCTGGACCGCCCGGTCCAGAAGCCAAG ATGTACAAGAAAAACCTGTACAATATGGATGATCCTGTGCGGGCCAACCACGGAATGAAGCAGTCCATCAGCTACAGTCACCAGCCGCCGTACCAGGACAAGCAGCCATACCGAGAATACGACCACCCGCCTTACGCTTACGACGGGGGAGGCTTCCCCGAGCCAAAGTCTCACAACGCCGACCCTCACGTACGCTACGAGACCCGTGTGCCTCCATACAACGAGCAGTGGTCCCCCTACGACCAGCAGACCTCGCCCTCCCAGCCCCCCCAGCCCGGCCACCAGCAACCCGTCGGCTACAGCCCCCGACCGTACGAGGACGGGCCCGGGAGGGATTACAGCCCGCCACGCCCCCGTTACGAAGACCCGCTACCCGTGGGATACGGGGCCCCCCGCCACGGCAAAGCCCTCCGTTACGACGAAGCGCCCCCGCCGCCGCTCCCCGCCGGCTACGACGCCCGCTACCCTTACGAGGCGGACAGCCCCAACCTTCCGGTGAACTCTCCGGAACCGCCCAAGCAGTACTACGGCGACCCCGGTCAAAAGCCTTCCTACATGCCGCATCGGGGCTTCAAGGCGGGGCCGCACGAGGCCCCCGTGAACTGTGAAGCGGCCATTGTCCCTCCCAAAACGGAGACCCTCACGTCCCCAAGTGAGTCGGCGGGCACTCCCGGATCCAAAACGTTGTCGCCACTCCAACGGGAAGAGGCGGACGAAGACCCGGCCATGAAACCGCAGTCGGTGCTCAACAGAGTGAAGATGTTTGAAAATAAACGTTCCGTTTCCATGGACCGGGCCAAGGAAGGAGAATCGTCCGTTCTCAGG CCTGCAGATATCCCCAAGCCTTCAAGTGCACCAGGTCCTGTCCTCAAGGCAAATTCACTCAGCAACCTGGAGCAAGAAAGGCCCTCTTACAG agCTCCTGAGCCTCAGAGGCCTCACACAAAACCGCTGGATGACGTCACCCGTAGCAATCATTACGACccggaggaggacgaggagtaCTACAGGAAACAGTTGTCCTACTTTGACCGTCGAAGCTTTGACAGCAAAGCCACCACGGGCCTACCCAGTGCTGGCATAAATCGCTTCCACGATCTggtaaaaccagctcaactgtctTATCCGTACAACAg AGTGGAGTCTGTTGAGAAAGTGAGTCCGGGGGAGAAGCGATTTGATGTCCTACCTCAGATTAGCCCTTCTTTTCAGTACGGACCGCCCGGTTCTGCCATCCCTCCAAATACACTGGCTAAACTCAGTCCGAGTGATG GGAATCCCATCCCCGATCCGCTGAGCTCCCCCAATCCCAAAACCGACCCGGCGGGGATCCGAGCCCTGGGCCGGGACGAATCCGCCCCCGTTGGCTACCCTCTACCCAGGCCCCCGGCCGACAAGTCCCCGGTCAACGGCACGGACTCGGCGCCCCCGAAGAGCGCGGGCGCTCCCTTTCCCGCCGGCGGTTACCACCGCTACGTCCCCAAGCCGTACACCAGCTCGGCGCGGCCGTTCGAGCGCAAGTTCGAGAGCCCCAAGTTCAACCACAACCTGCTGCCCAACGACACGGCGGTGAAAACGGAGCCACCCGGACCCCCCACCAACGGCAAGCCGCAGCTGTCGCCTCAGCCGCCCGAGCACGACAGCGGCTTGGACACCTTCACCCGCACCGTAGACAACAGGCCCAAGTACCAGCACAATAACATCAACGCCATCCCCAAAGCCATTCCCGTCAG CCCCGGCGCGctggacgacgacgaggaggaggaaggacaCACGGTGGTGGCTTCGGCCCGGGGCGTCTTCAACTGCAACGGCGGCGTGCTGAGCTCCATCGAGACGGGCGTCAGCATCATCATCCCGCAGGGCGCCGTCCCGGAGAACGTGGAGCAAGAGATTTACTTCAAAGTGTGCCGTGACAACAGCATTCTGCCCCCCCTCGACAAGGAGAAAG GAGAAACGCTGCTAAGTCCGCTGGTGATGTGCGGCCCTCACGGCCTGAAGTTCCTGAAGCCAGTGGAGCTGCGCTTACCTCACTGTGCGTCCATGACCCCCGATG GTGAGCCAAAAGGCTGGCAAAACAAATCCCTCCCCGGCGATCCAAACTACCTTGTGGGTGCAAACTGTGTTTCTGTGCTCATCGACCACTTCTGA
- the tjp1b gene encoding tight junction protein 1b isoform X10, giving the protein MITCAFLFLGFSVAAVDATMVNYQKYITVMQLALGVTASNKEHCLPPRKRMWIHPSPTAGSVTAASSASTVQGKPSLRRIKGRIHRSKSLDSIDLMDSNSAAMEETVIWEQHTVTLHRAPGFGFGIAISGGRDNPHFQSGETSIVISDVLKGGPAEGLLQENDRVVMVNAVSMDNVEHAYAVQQLRKSGKIAKITIRRKRKVHVPMGRLGERETMSEHDEEEDSYDEEIYETRSGRSGAYSGMGGAMGRRSGRSCGRRERERERSGSRERSLSPRSDRRSHNLPPRPAKVTLVKSRKNEAEYGLRLASHIFVKDISPESLAARDGNIQEGDVVLKINGTVTENLSLIDAKKLIERSKGKLKMVVQRDDRATLLNIPDLDDSIPSANASDRDDISDIHSLGSDHSNRSHDRIRSSRSRSPDRRSEPSEHSRHSPPQISNGSHRSRDEERISKGASTPAKLPEEVPLPKPKEAALVRDEKQLPPLPEPKPVYAQPGQPDVDLPVSPSDAPVPSVAHDDSILRPSMKLVKFKKGESVGLRLAGGNDVGIFVAGVLEDSPAAKEGLEEGDQILRVNNVDFANIIREEAVLFLLDLPKGEEVTILAQKKKDVYRRIVESDVGDSFYIRTHFEYEKESPYGLSFNKGEVFRVVDTLYNGKLGSWLAIRIGKNHQEVERGIIPNKNRAEQLSSVQYTLPKTAGGDRADFWRFRGLRSSKRNLRKSREDLSSQPVQTKFPAYERVVLREAGFLRPVVIFGPIADVAREKLAREEPDLFELAKSEPRDAGTDQRSSGIIRLHTIKQIIDRDKHAVLDITPNAVDRLNYAQWYPIVVFLNPDNKQGVKNMRTRLCPESRKSARKLYERAIKLRKNNHHLFTTTINLNNMNDGWYGALKETIQQQQNQLVWVSEGKADGTTEDDLDIHDDRLSYLSAPGSEYSMYSTDSRHTSDYEDTDTEGGAYTDQELDETLNDEVGLPTEPAITRSSEPVREDPPVIQDTPGYPGYQHPVPPDPANRIDPTGFKLPSPQQQEEASLPAAAAVAPPAVDQLVPLEALQLEGSPPQADSLSSPSPAPDLIRPPPPPPPPYEPHPAGPPGPEAKMYKKNLYNMDDPVRANHGMKQSISYSHQPPYQDKQPYREYDHPPYAYDGGGFPEPKSHNADPHVRYETRVPPYNEQWSPYDQQTSPSQPPQPGHQQPVGYSPRPYEDGPGRDYSPPRPRYEDPLPVGYGAPRHGKALRYDEAPPPPLPAGYDARYPYEADSPNLPVNSPEPPKQYYGDPGQKPSYMPHRGFKAGPHEAPVNCEAAIVPPKTETLTSPSESAGTPGSKTLSPLQREEADEDPAMKPQSVLNRVKMFENKRSVSMDRAKEGESSVLRPADIPKPSSAPGPVLKANSLSNLEQERPSYRAPEPQRPHTKPLDDVTRSNHYDPEEDEEYYRKQLSYFDRRSFDSKATTGLPSAGINRFHDLVKPAQLSYPYNRVESVEKVSPGEKRFDVLPQISPSFQYGPPGSAIPPNTLAKLSPSDGNPIPDPLSSPNPKTDPAGIRALGRDESAPVGYPLPRPPADKSPVNGTDSAPPKSAGAPFPAGGYHRYVPKPYTSSARPFERKFESPKFNHNLLPNDTAVKTEPPGPPTNGKPQLSPQPPEHDSGLDTFTRTVDNRPKYQHNNINAIPKAIPVSPGALDDDEEEEGHTVVASARGVFNCNGGVLSSIETGVSIIIPQGAVPENVEQEIYFKVCRDNSILPPLDKEKGETLLSPLVMCGPHGLKFLKPVELRLPHCASMTPDGWSFALKSSDSSSGEPKGWQNKSLPGDPNYLVGANCVSVLIDHF; this is encoded by the exons GCACCAGGGTTTGGCTTCGGGATAGCCATATCAGGAGGCCGAGATAATCCTCATTTTCAAAGTGGCGAGACCTCCATCGTCATCTCGGATGTGCTAAAAGGAGGCCCGGCTGAAGGCCTACTGCA GGAAAATGACAGAGTTGTCATGGTCAATGCTGTGTCCATGGATAATGTGGAGCATGCGTATGCAGTGCAGCAGCTTCGGAAAAGTGGGAAAATTGCCAAAATT ACAATCAGACGGAAGAGGAAGGTCCACGTCCCCATGGGTCGTCTCGGGGAACGGGAAACCATGTCCGAGCACGACGAGGAAGAGGATAGTTATGACGAAGAGATATACGAGACGCGGAGCGGACGCAGCGGGGCCTACAGCGGCATGGGCGGAGCCATGGGTAGACGCAGCGGTAGGAGCTGTGGCCGGAGGGAGCGCGAACGTGAACGTAGCGGCTCGCGGGAGAGGAGTCTCTCGCCGCGTTCGGATCGCCGCTCGCACAACCTCCCTCCTCGGCCCGCCAAAGTCACGCTGGTCAAATCGCGCAAAAATGAAG CAGAATATGGCCTGCGCTTGGCCAGCCACATCTTCGTCAAGGACATCTCCCCCGAGAGCCTCGCAGCCAGAGATGGAAACATCCAGGAGGGGGACGTTGTCTTGAAG ATCAACGGCACAGTGACAGAGAACCTCTCCTTGATTGATGCCAAGAAGCTGATAGAAAGGTCAAAGGGCAAGCTAAAAATGGTTGTTCAGAGGGACGACAGGGCCACCTTGCTGAACATCCCTGACCTGGACGACAGCATTCCTTCAGCCAACGCCTCCGACAGAGACG ACATTTCAGATATCCATTCTCTGGGGTCCGACCATTCCAATCGATCGCACGACAGAATTCGGAGCAGTCGCTCCCGTTCTCCAGACAGACGATCGGAACCCTCCGAGCACTCCAGACATTCGCCGCCTCAAATAAGCAATGGCAG TCACAGAAGTCGAGATGAGGAAAGAATATCTAAAGGGGCTTCAACACCAGCAAAGCTTCCGGAGGAAGTTCCTCTACCCAAGCCCAAAGAAGCGGCTCTTGTTCGAGATGAGAAACAACTTCCACCGCTCCCAG AGCCCAAGCCAGTGTACGCTCAGCCCGGTCAGCCCGACGTGGACCTGCCCGTCAGCCCGTCTGATGCCCCCGTGCCAAGTGTCGCTCACGATGACAGTATTCTTCG GCCAAGCATGAAGCTGGTGAAGTTCAAAAAGGGGGAAAGTGTGGGGCTCCGGCTGGCAGGGGGGAATGATGTTGGCATCTTTGTTGCCGGAGTGCTGGAGGATAGCCCAGCTGCAAAGGAGGGCCTGGAGGAGGGTGATCAAATTCTCAGG GTAAACAACGTTGATTTTGCAAACATAATCCGAGAGGAGGCTGTGCTGTTTCTCCTTGATCTTCCTAAAGGTGAAGAGGtcaccattttggctcaaaagaAGAAAGATG tttatcgGCGGATTGTGGAGTCGGATGTGGGTGACTCCTTTTACATCCGGACCCACTTTGAGTATGAGAAGGAATCTCCATACGGCTTAAGTTTTAACAAGGGCGAGGTGTTCCGTGTGGTGGATACTCTCTACAATGGCAAGTTAGGTTCCTGGCTTGCTATCCGCATTGGCAAGAACCATCAGGAGGTGGAGAGGGGAATCATTCCCAACAAAAACAG AGCGGAGCAGCTCTCCAGCGTGCAATATACACTCCCCAAAACAGCCGGGGGCGACAGGGCAGACTTTTGGAGGTTCCGGGGTCTCCGCAGTTCAAAGAGGAACCTCAGGAAAAGCAGAGAAGATCTTTCATCGCAGCCGGTTCAGACAAAGTTCCCAGCATATGAGCGAGTCGTATTGAGAGAAG CTGGTTTCTTACGCCCCGTGGTCATATTTGGACCAATTGCCGACGTGGCACGGGAAAAACTCGCAAGAGAAGAGCCGGATCTTTTTGAGCTCGCAA agagcGAGCCCAGAGATGCAGGAACCGACCAGAGAAGTTCAGGAATCATACGTCTTCACACCATCAAACAAATCATAGATCGA GACAAACACGCTGTGCTAGACATCACCCCAAATGCCGTGGACAGGTTGAACTATGCTCAGTGGTACCCAATTGTAGTCTTCCTCAATCCTGACAACAAGCAGGGTGTGAAGAACATGAGGACAAGGTTGTGTCCAGAATCCAGGAAAAGTGCCAGGAAACTGTACGAGCGAGCCATCAAACTGAGGAAGAACAATCATCACCTGTTCACCA CCACCATTAACCTGAACAATATGAATGACGGTTGGTACGGCGCTCTTAAAGAGACAATCCAACAGCAACAGAACCAGCTGGTGTGGGTGTCTGAAGGAAAG GCGGACGGCACTACCGAAGACGACCTGGACATCCACGACGACCGGCTGTCCTACCTGTCGGCGCCAGGTAGCGAGTACTCCATGTACAGCACCGACAGCCGCCACACGTCTGACTACGAGGACACGGACACGGAGGGCGGAGCTTACACTGACCAGGAGCTGGACGAGACGCTCAACGACGAGGTCGGTCTGCCGACGGAGCCCGCCATCACGCGGTCCTCCGAGCCCGTGAGGGAAGACCCGCCCGTCATTCAGGACACCCCCGGTTACCCCGGATACCAGCACCCCGTGCCGCCCGACCCGGCGAATCGCATAGACCCCACTGGCTTCAAGTTGCCGTCCCCTCAGCAG CAAGAGGAGGCCTCTCTGCCTGCTGCAGCGGCGGTAGCGCCCCCTGCTGTTGATCAGCTTGTCCCGCTAGAGGCTTTGCAGCTGGAGGGCTCCCCTCCTCAGGCTGACTCACTTAGCAGCCCCAGCCCTGCCCCCGATCTAATCcgtcccccaccaccaccaccgccaccataCGAACCCCACCCGGCTGGACCGCCCGGTCCAGAAGCCAAG ATGTACAAGAAAAACCTGTACAATATGGATGATCCTGTGCGGGCCAACCACGGAATGAAGCAGTCCATCAGCTACAGTCACCAGCCGCCGTACCAGGACAAGCAGCCATACCGAGAATACGACCACCCGCCTTACGCTTACGACGGGGGAGGCTTCCCCGAGCCAAAGTCTCACAACGCCGACCCTCACGTACGCTACGAGACCCGTGTGCCTCCATACAACGAGCAGTGGTCCCCCTACGACCAGCAGACCTCGCCCTCCCAGCCCCCCCAGCCCGGCCACCAGCAACCCGTCGGCTACAGCCCCCGACCGTACGAGGACGGGCCCGGGAGGGATTACAGCCCGCCACGCCCCCGTTACGAAGACCCGCTACCCGTGGGATACGGGGCCCCCCGCCACGGCAAAGCCCTCCGTTACGACGAAGCGCCCCCGCCGCCGCTCCCCGCCGGCTACGACGCCCGCTACCCTTACGAGGCGGACAGCCCCAACCTTCCGGTGAACTCTCCGGAACCGCCCAAGCAGTACTACGGCGACCCCGGTCAAAAGCCTTCCTACATGCCGCATCGGGGCTTCAAGGCGGGGCCGCACGAGGCCCCCGTGAACTGTGAAGCGGCCATTGTCCCTCCCAAAACGGAGACCCTCACGTCCCCAAGTGAGTCGGCGGGCACTCCCGGATCCAAAACGTTGTCGCCACTCCAACGGGAAGAGGCGGACGAAGACCCGGCCATGAAACCGCAGTCGGTGCTCAACAGAGTGAAGATGTTTGAAAATAAACGTTCCGTTTCCATGGACCGGGCCAAGGAAGGAGAATCGTCCGTTCTCAGG CCTGCAGATATCCCCAAGCCTTCAAGTGCACCAGGTCCTGTCCTCAAGGCAAATTCACTCAGCAACCTGGAGCAAGAAAGGCCCTCTTACAG agCTCCTGAGCCTCAGAGGCCTCACACAAAACCGCTGGATGACGTCACCCGTAGCAATCATTACGACccggaggaggacgaggagtaCTACAGGAAACAGTTGTCCTACTTTGACCGTCGAAGCTTTGACAGCAAAGCCACCACGGGCCTACCCAGTGCTGGCATAAATCGCTTCCACGATCTggtaaaaccagctcaactgtctTATCCGTACAACAg AGTGGAGTCTGTTGAGAAAGTGAGTCCGGGGGAGAAGCGATTTGATGTCCTACCTCAGATTAGCCCTTCTTTTCAGTACGGACCGCCCGGTTCTGCCATCCCTCCAAATACACTGGCTAAACTCAGTCCGAGTGATG GGAATCCCATCCCCGATCCGCTGAGCTCCCCCAATCCCAAAACCGACCCGGCGGGGATCCGAGCCCTGGGCCGGGACGAATCCGCCCCCGTTGGCTACCCTCTACCCAGGCCCCCGGCCGACAAGTCCCCGGTCAACGGCACGGACTCGGCGCCCCCGAAGAGCGCGGGCGCTCCCTTTCCCGCCGGCGGTTACCACCGCTACGTCCCCAAGCCGTACACCAGCTCGGCGCGGCCGTTCGAGCGCAAGTTCGAGAGCCCCAAGTTCAACCACAACCTGCTGCCCAACGACACGGCGGTGAAAACGGAGCCACCCGGACCCCCCACCAACGGCAAGCCGCAGCTGTCGCCTCAGCCGCCCGAGCACGACAGCGGCTTGGACACCTTCACCCGCACCGTAGACAACAGGCCCAAGTACCAGCACAATAACATCAACGCCATCCCCAAAGCCATTCCCGTCAG CCCCGGCGCGctggacgacgacgaggaggaggaaggacaCACGGTGGTGGCTTCGGCCCGGGGCGTCTTCAACTGCAACGGCGGCGTGCTGAGCTCCATCGAGACGGGCGTCAGCATCATCATCCCGCAGGGCGCCGTCCCGGAGAACGTGGAGCAAGAGATTTACTTCAAAGTGTGCCGTGACAACAGCATTCTGCCCCCCCTCGACAAGGAGAAAG GAGAAACGCTGCTAAGTCCGCTGGTGATGTGCGGCCCTCACGGCCTGAAGTTCCTGAAGCCAGTGGAGCTGCGCTTACCTCACTGTGCGTCCATGACCCCCGATGGTTGGTCTTTTGCTCTAAAATCCTCCGACTCCTCGTCGG GTGAGCCAAAAGGCTGGCAAAACAAATCCCTCCCCGGCGATCCAAACTACCTTGTGGGTGCAAACTGTGTTTCTGTGCTCATCGACCACTTCTGA